A window of Sulfurimonas gotlandica GD1 contains these coding sequences:
- a CDS encoding macro domain-containing protein, with amino-acid sequence MNFKIKFGNLVEAEATFIVNASNTELTLGSGVSYAFSQHCGGDIYQKELYKIKKSVGIIKQGDVIVSSPGSATNFKYALHVAVMNYSEASQTPSPTYQQMQSALNSMLGIIEEIVQSEKIEKPRIAMPLLGCGVGGLSKEKIFLIIKSIFKKSELDLEVLIYFHNKKDYYEFASKEIQN; translated from the coding sequence ATGAATTTTAAGATAAAATTTGGAAATCTTGTTGAAGCGGAAGCTACTTTTATTGTAAATGCTTCAAACACAGAACTAACTTTGGGTAGTGGTGTTTCTTATGCTTTTAGTCAGCACTGCGGTGGAGATATTTACCAGAAAGAACTATATAAAATAAAAAAGAGTGTAGGAATTATAAAGCAGGGTGATGTGATAGTCTCTAGTCCAGGTTCTGCAACAAATTTCAAATATGCTCTTCATGTCGCAGTAATGAACTACAGTGAAGCATCCCAAACACCATCCCCGACATATCAACAGATGCAGAGTGCTTTAAACTCTATGCTTGGTATTATTGAAGAGATTGTTCAAAGTGAAAAAATAGAAAAACCAAGAATAGCTATGCCTCTGCTTGGATGCGGAGTCGGAGGACTGAGTAAGGAGAAAATATTTTTGATAATTAAAAGTATATTTAAAAAATCAGAATTGGATTTAGAAGTCTTGATATATTTTCATAATAAAAAAGATTATTATGAGTTTGCATCCAAAGAGATTCAGAACTAA
- a CDS encoding sodium:solute symporter family protein: MTNTALLSEDGIWFLVAYLASLILIGFAGKFASKEESLKDFYLGGKGFGVGVLFLTMYATQYSGNSLIGFAGSAYRNGWFFLVGVTFMIAIVAGYLIYAPKLFPISKKHGFITVGDYINFRYNSQTLTYLIVGISIFALSNYMLTNLKAIGYIIEYVTGGGIGFTEGIIFMAIIMVIYETLGGMRSVAWTDAIQGVLLFVGVIIIFSVIMINYGSIDANTALFLQNQPDLFADVTTANQITWISVLILIFFGISVYPQAIQRIYSAKNESTLRRSLSLMIIMPLLTTLPLIIIAIIGSAHFPELDKAGSEQIILLMLNKLTHIEGMSIVITIFVAAAIAAIMSTVDSAMLAIASLFTQDIYHKQNPQASQKKLTYVGKVFSWIIMALMVVLAVNLPSTIWWLIQMKLEILVHIAPAIMLGIHFKKLSHKSILYGLLTGVGITLIFLLTSLPSKPFGFHAGVVGLLLNFLVVYFHHRKKS; the protein is encoded by the coding sequence ATGACTAATACGGCTCTACTCTCAGAAGATGGAATCTGGTTCTTAGTTGCTTATCTAGCTTCACTTATACTCATAGGTTTTGCAGGCAAGTTTGCATCTAAAGAAGAGTCTCTTAAAGACTTTTATCTTGGCGGGAAAGGCTTCGGTGTAGGAGTTTTGTTTTTGACTATGTATGCGACTCAGTACAGTGGAAATTCACTCATCGGTTTCGCAGGCAGCGCATATAGAAATGGTTGGTTTTTTCTTGTAGGCGTTACGTTTATGATAGCTATAGTCGCAGGTTACCTCATCTATGCTCCAAAACTATTCCCTATCAGTAAAAAACACGGATTTATCACTGTCGGTGATTATATTAACTTTCGATACAACTCTCAAACTCTTACTTATCTTATAGTCGGAATCTCTATCTTTGCACTCTCAAACTACATGCTAACAAATCTAAAAGCCATAGGTTACATCATAGAGTACGTAACCGGTGGAGGTATCGGATTTACTGAAGGCATAATCTTTATGGCTATTATCATGGTTATCTATGAGACTCTTGGTGGAATGAGAAGTGTAGCTTGGACAGATGCTATTCAAGGTGTACTGCTTTTTGTCGGAGTTATAATCATCTTTAGTGTAATTATGATTAACTACGGTTCTATAGATGCAAACACTGCACTATTTTTACAAAACCAGCCTGATCTCTTTGCAGATGTAACTACTGCAAATCAGATAACATGGATAAGTGTTCTTATACTAATATTCTTTGGAATCTCTGTTTATCCACAAGCTATACAGAGAATATACTCAGCTAAAAACGAGTCAACTCTTCGTCGCTCACTTAGTCTGATGATAATCATGCCCCTACTAACAACCCTACCTCTTATCATCATAGCAATCATCGGTTCAGCTCACTTTCCAGAACTAGACAAGGCAGGAAGTGAGCAGATAATCCTTCTAATGCTAAATAAACTTACACACATAGAGGGAATGAGTATAGTCATCACTATCTTTGTAGCAGCTGCCATAGCAGCCATCATGTCAACCGTAGACAGTGCTATGTTAGCTATAGCCTCGCTTTTTACACAGGATATCTACCACAAACAGAATCCACAAGCAAGCCAGAAGAAACTAACTTATGTTGGTAAAGTTTTTTCATGGATTATTATGGCTTTGATGGTAGTACTTGCTGTAAATCTGCCATCTACTATTTGGTGGCTTATTCAGATGAAGCTTGAAATATTAGTACATATCGCACCTGCTATCATGCTCGGTATCCACTTTAAAAAACTAAGCCATAAAAGCATCCTCTACGGACTGCTGACAGGTGTGGGAATCACTCTGATCTTTTTGCTAACATCACTACCGTCTAAACCATTTGGCTTTCATGCAGGTGTAGTTGGACTTCTCTTGAACTTCTTAGTTGTTTATTTTCATCATAGAAAAAAATCTTAG
- the dnaJ gene encoding molecular chaperone DnaJ, whose translation MQDLSYYEILEVSKSADKTTIKQAYRAMAKKYHPDKNQGDADAEHNFKLCNEAYQCLSDDKQRSIYDRYGKEGLQGGGGRGRSSGGFDDLGSMFEEMFSGFGGGGSRRQNPADMEKYPLDMNVEMYLSFNEAIFGCEKEIEFTYKKACKPCKGTGAKNGKLSTCAQCKGQGQVYMKQGFMTFSQTCPVCHGAGSAPSDACASCHGNGYEETREKVTIKVPKGIDEGNRLRVSGKGNIGKKGSRGDLYVTFSVKPDKHFQREGNDVYIAIPVFFTQAVAGETLTIPSLTGELELKLDVGTKDKQHFTFRGEGIEDVHGHGKGNLIAQVNITYPKKLTDAQKELLTKLQDSFGIESKPHEGVLDSAIDKMKSWFS comes from the coding sequence ATGCAAGATCTAAGCTATTATGAAATATTAGAAGTATCGAAAAGTGCTGATAAAACAACTATTAAACAAGCCTATAGAGCTATGGCAAAAAAATATCATCCTGATAAAAACCAAGGAGATGCAGATGCTGAACACAACTTTAAACTGTGTAATGAAGCATACCAGTGCCTAAGTGATGACAAACAAAGAAGCATCTATGACCGTTACGGCAAAGAAGGTCTTCAAGGCGGCGGTGGCAGAGGACGTTCATCTGGTGGTTTTGATGATTTAGGTTCAATGTTTGAAGAGATGTTTAGCGGCTTTGGAGGTGGTGGAAGCCGTCGTCAAAACCCTGCAGACATGGAAAAATATCCATTAGACATGAATGTAGAAATGTATCTTTCTTTTAACGAAGCAATCTTTGGATGTGAAAAAGAGATAGAGTTTACTTATAAAAAAGCTTGTAAACCTTGTAAGGGCACTGGAGCTAAAAATGGTAAACTCTCTACATGTGCTCAGTGTAAAGGTCAAGGTCAAGTTTATATGAAACAAGGCTTTATGACTTTCTCTCAAACTTGTCCAGTATGTCATGGTGCAGGTAGTGCACCATCAGATGCTTGTGCTAGTTGTCATGGGAATGGTTATGAAGAGACAAGAGAAAAAGTAACTATCAAAGTTCCTAAGGGTATCGATGAAGGAAATCGTCTGAGAGTTTCAGGCAAAGGTAATATCGGTAAAAAAGGTTCACGCGGTGATCTTTATGTTACATTCTCAGTTAAACCAGATAAACATTTCCAAAGAGAAGGAAACGATGTTTATATTGCAATTCCTGTATTCTTTACGCAGGCAGTTGCTGGTGAGACACTAACTATCCCATCACTCACAGGTGAGTTAGAACTTAAACTTGATGTTGGTACAAAAGACAAACAACACTTTACATTTAGAGGTGAAGGTATAGAAGATGTTCACGGACATGGCAAAGGAAACTTAATTGCTCAAGTAAACATCACTTACCCTAAAAAACTAACTGATGCACAAAAAGAGCTTCTTACTAAACTCCAGGACTCTTTTGGCATCGAGTCAAAACCACATGAAGGTGTTTTAGACTCTGCTATCGACAAAATGAAGAGCTGGTTTTCATAA
- the mltA gene encoding murein transglycosylase A, with translation MTKKIILIITISMLFFGCSKEPEILNPEMPRTYLTQASFDELPSWEEENYEEAISSFVNSCQSIRTKKIYSELCLKAEEPQDAKAFLENEFNVYKIASSDATDEGLLTGYYEPSLRGSLVKKEPFIYPIYNEPNDLISVDLSSIYPDLKDYRLRGRIEGKKLVPYLTRAQMKEGIIDAEVICYTDSKVDLFFLEVQGSGRVNLENGASIFIGFSNQNGHKYSSIGKYLINIGEIPQEDISLQSIRAWFKLHPHRVDEVLHHNESVVYFKEKKHAASGSLGVILTPERSVAVDRNFIPLGSMLFLDAKINKKNVSRVVMAEDTGGAIKGAIRADMFFGSSEEAQINAGELKSPLKLWIFLPKGKE, from the coding sequence ATGACGAAAAAAATAATATTGATTATTACCATTTCAATGCTCTTTTTTGGGTGTTCTAAAGAGCCTGAAATATTGAATCCAGAGATGCCGAGAACATACTTAACTCAAGCTAGTTTTGATGAACTTCCAAGTTGGGAAGAAGAGAATTATGAAGAAGCAATCAGCTCATTTGTAAACAGTTGTCAAAGTATTAGAACTAAAAAAATATACTCTGAGTTATGTCTAAAAGCAGAGGAGCCTCAAGACGCTAAAGCATTTTTAGAAAATGAGTTTAATGTTTACAAAATAGCCTCTTCAGATGCTACAGATGAAGGACTTTTAACAGGTTACTATGAACCAAGTCTCAGAGGTTCTTTAGTGAAAAAAGAACCTTTTATCTATCCAATATATAATGAACCAAATGATTTAATAAGTGTTGATTTAAGCAGCATCTATCCAGATTTAAAGGACTATAGGCTTCGAGGTCGGATAGAGGGTAAAAAGCTTGTTCCATACCTTACCAGAGCTCAGATGAAAGAAGGAATAATAGATGCTGAGGTTATCTGTTATACAGACTCTAAAGTTGATCTTTTCTTTTTAGAAGTTCAGGGCTCAGGACGAGTGAACTTAGAAAATGGAGCGAGTATTTTTATTGGTTTTTCAAATCAAAATGGACATAAATACAGCTCTATCGGAAAGTATTTGATAAATATTGGTGAAATACCACAAGAAGATATATCGCTTCAAAGTATTCGGGCATGGTTTAAACTGCATCCTCATAGAGTAGATGAAGTCTTGCATCATAATGAGTCTGTAGTCTATTTTAAAGAGAAAAAACACGCAGCATCTGGCTCTCTAGGAGTTATTCTTACTCCTGAACGTTCAGTAGCAGTAGACAGAAACTTCATTCCTTTAGGAAGTATGTTGTTTTTAGATGCTAAAATAAACAAAAAAAATGTAAGTAGGGTTGTAATGGCAGAAGATACTGGCGGTGCTATTAAGGGTGCCATAAGAGCTGATATGTTTTTTGGTTCTTCTGAAGAAGCACAAATAAATGCCGGCGAATTAAAATCACCTCTTAAATTATGGATATTTTTACCAAAAGGCAAAGAGTGA
- the recR gene encoding recombination mediator RecR: MRGSLDKFNRLVDALQELPTIGKKSATRLAYHMVMKDSYVGMKISHTIEDALGSLKKCTVCGGMSEDELCFICSDERRDSTVLCIIENAKDILLLEENGLFDGRYFVLDSLEELSISHLVKIVESGVNEVLFALTPSISNDAVILYIEDKLSGHKLSFSKIAQGVPTGVSLENIDILSLTRALEDRVKV; this comes from the coding sequence GTGAGAGGATCGTTAGATAAGTTCAACCGTTTAGTAGATGCTTTGCAAGAACTGCCGACAATTGGTAAAAAATCAGCAACAAGACTAGCTTACCATATGGTTATGAAAGACAGCTATGTAGGTATGAAAATCTCTCATACTATTGAAGATGCACTTGGGTCTTTAAAAAAGTGTACAGTATGTGGGGGCATGAGTGAAGATGAACTCTGTTTTATCTGCTCAGATGAGAGACGAGATTCTACCGTACTATGCATCATAGAAAATGCTAAAGATATACTTTTACTAGAAGAAAATGGTCTCTTTGATGGTAGATACTTTGTTTTAGATTCACTAGAAGAACTTAGCATCTCTCATCTTGTTAAAATAGTTGAGAGTGGAGTTAATGAAGTACTTTTTGCTTTGACTCCATCTATTTCAAACGACGCTGTGATTTTATACATCGAAGATAAGCTTAGCGGACACAAACTAAGTTTTTCTAAAATCGCTCAAGGTGTACCTACTGGTGTTAGTTTAGAAAATATTGACATTCTATCTCTTACAAGAGCTTTAGAAGACAGAGTAAAGGTTTAG
- a CDS encoding phospholipase A, producing the protein MKYFLILLFLYTALFSSSIDMRKGKELDKYEVNEIEDAEAKKGMQKWLNRDFGLKPHKVNYILPYAYREGVYKSYVPTDEYRNIEAELQVSLKLYLGTGLFGLNESYYLAYSHQAFWQIYSESSPFRETNYNPEGFVEFPVLSKDSIFNMKSIKIGLAHTSNGQGNNTNVVYANPANNPGNRSRSLNYMYSEFAFQHNTLLTEVRLMSPFPGTANDLDNPDIMDYLGYMSVKFNYFTGRQMFTLMGRGNFTTGYGAVETTYSYPLIDDAYFFMKIFSGYGESLIDYNNYITKFSVGFSFSR; encoded by the coding sequence TTGAAATACTTTTTAATATTATTATTTTTATATACAGCTCTTTTTTCCTCTTCAATAGATATGAGAAAAGGTAAAGAACTTGATAAGTATGAAGTAAATGAGATAGAAGATGCAGAGGCCAAAAAAGGTATGCAAAAGTGGTTAAACAGAGACTTTGGACTCAAACCACACAAGGTAAATTATATACTCCCTTATGCTTATAGAGAAGGGGTGTATAAGTCTTATGTACCAACAGATGAGTACAGAAATATAGAAGCAGAACTGCAAGTCAGTCTGAAACTTTATCTTGGAACAGGTCTGTTTGGACTAAATGAGAGTTACTACCTTGCCTATTCGCATCAAGCATTTTGGCAGATTTATTCAGAATCATCTCCATTTAGAGAGACAAATTACAATCCTGAAGGTTTTGTAGAGTTTCCTGTTTTAAGCAAAGACTCGATTTTCAATATGAAGTCTATTAAGATTGGTCTAGCTCATACCTCAAACGGTCAAGGTAATAATACAAATGTAGTCTATGCTAATCCTGCTAATAATCCTGGAAACCGTTCAAGAAGTTTGAACTATATGTACTCAGAATTTGCATTTCAGCATAATACTCTTCTTACAGAAGTTAGACTTATGTCTCCCTTTCCTGGAACTGCAAATGACTTAGACAATCCAGACATTATGGACTACCTTGGATACATGTCTGTAAAGTTTAACTATTTTACAGGCAGGCAAATGTTCACCCTAATGGGAAGAGGTAACTTCACTACTGGATATGGAGCAGTTGAAACTACATACTCTTACCCTCTCATAGATGATGCATACTTTTTCATGAAGATATTTAGTGGTTATGGTGAGAGCCTTATTGACTACAACAACTATATAACAAAGTTTTCTGTAGGATTTAGTTTTTCAAGATGA
- a CDS encoding substrate-binding domain-containing protein, with protein sequence MKKIFIFIVSILLASILNAGELDKSKTYTIAFAQDTLNNDYRLKQVKEVEKALLKYPNIRFIYSDAKASASMQVKQIEDFISQGVDLLMTSPYDEDSTRQVISKAYKSNIPVVLVSRRVKGNDFTSYIHPENRQIAKDAAKYLVKKMNYKGTVLLLKGVAKTNVERMRTEGFFEVVNKYPNIKVIERTANYLRRDAIIEVDKLLSAGQKFDAVMSQSDSMLVGVRMVFKKYGIKPSSLVTVGIDYIKPAQDAIRDGEQNSSFVYSLCAKESADIAIKILSGESVAKEIKLDTNQITRKNVDEIEPIF encoded by the coding sequence ATGAAAAAAATATTTATATTTATTGTATCTATTTTACTAGCCTCAATTTTGAATGCTGGTGAACTTGATAAAAGTAAGACTTATACTATAGCTTTCGCACAAGATACTCTCAATAATGACTACAGGCTAAAACAAGTTAAAGAAGTAGAAAAAGCGCTACTTAAATACCCAAATATTCGTTTCATATACAGCGATGCAAAAGCAAGTGCTTCTATGCAGGTTAAACAGATAGAAGACTTTATTTCCCAAGGTGTTGATCTCTTAATGACCAGCCCTTATGATGAGGATTCTACAAGACAAGTCATCTCAAAAGCATATAAATCAAATATACCAGTTGTTTTGGTGAGTAGAAGGGTAAAGGGGAATGACTTTACATCTTATATCCATCCAGAAAATAGGCAAATAGCAAAAGATGCAGCAAAATATCTTGTTAAGAAGATGAACTACAAAGGAACAGTTTTACTTTTAAAAGGCGTAGCAAAAACTAATGTTGAAAGAATGAGAACAGAAGGTTTTTTTGAAGTAGTAAATAAATATCCAAATATTAAAGTGATAGAAAGAACTGCAAACTATCTTCGTCGTGATGCAATTATAGAAGTAGATAAACTGCTAAGTGCAGGACAAAAGTTTGATGCGGTTATGTCACAGAGTGACAGCATGTTAGTCGGTGTCAGAATGGTTTTTAAAAAATATGGCATTAAACCTTCTTCGCTTGTAACTGTCGGTATAGATTATATAAAGCCTGCTCAAGATGCCATTCGTGATGGAGAGCAAAATAGTAGTTTTGTCTACTCTCTTTGTGCTAAAGAGAGCGCTGATATTGCCATTAAGATATTATCAGGAGAGAGTGTGGCAAAAGAGATAAAACTAGATACAAATCAGATAACAAGGAAGAATGTAGATGAAATTGAACCAATTTTTTAA